The following proteins are co-located in the Hevea brasiliensis isolate MT/VB/25A 57/8 chromosome 11, ASM3005281v1, whole genome shotgun sequence genome:
- the LOC110651717 gene encoding protein DOG1-like 4 gives MKTKVEERFFEFFEKWMCQLDEYLQHLRRASEDYRAKTGCEREQELQASVPKVTQHHKDYYTIKWALAHEDVLAFFCPIWISPLENVYSWVTGWKPSAVLKLGSSIRTNGVPSLSLVELTQEHMRKIETLRVKIRLEEEKLEREMERQQVVVVDRKMAELVRLVVRVKNGEEVRQVERLVQVALKGVMAGLEKVMKAVDCVKLRTLKGVLDVLSLLQCVEFLAGFGILQILLRQ, from the coding sequence ATGAAAACTAAAGTTGAAGAGAGGTTCTTTGAGTTTTTTGAGAAGTGGATGTGTCAACTCGATGAGTATCTACAACACCTGCGAAGGGCGTCTGAGGATTATCGAGCTAAAACTGGGTGTGAGCGTGAGCAAGAGCTACAAGCTTCTGTGCCCAAAGTCACACAACATCACAAAGACTACTACACAATAAAATGGGCCTTAGCCCATGAAGATGTGCTTGCTTTCTTTTGTCCAATTTGGATTTCCCCTTTAGAGAATGTGTATTCTTGGGTTACTGGGTGGAAACCTTCAGCAGTGCTTAAACTGGGTAGCTCAATAAGGACAAATGGTGTTCCCAGTTTGAGTCTGGTTGAATTGACACAAGAACATATGAGAAAGATTGAGACTTTGAGGGTGAAAATAAGGTTAGAAGAGGAGAAGTTGGAGAGGGAAATGGAGAGGCAACAAGTGGTTGTAGTAGATAGGAAGATGGCGGAGTTGGTAAGGTTGGTGGTTAGAGTGAAGAATGGGGAGGAAGTGAGGCAGGTGGAGAGACTGGTGCAGGTGGCACTGAAAGGAGTAATGGCAGGACTAGAGAAGGTGATGAAAGCCGTAGACTGTGTAAAGCTTAGGACTTTGAAAGGAGTTTTGGATGTTTTGAGCCTACTACAATGCGTGGAGTTCTTGGCTGGGTTTGGCATACTTCAAATTCTGTTAAGACAATGA